In one Limosilactobacillus oris genomic region, the following are encoded:
- the rplW gene encoding 50S ribosomal protein L23 has protein sequence MEARDIILRPVVTEASMAGMDDKRYTFDVDLRATKTQVKNAIEEIFGVKVVKVNIMNVKGKKKRQGRYVGYTKRRRKAIVTLSADSDEIKLFNDNSEN, from the coding sequence ATGGAAGCACGCGATATTATTTTACGTCCAGTTGTTACTGAAGCCTCAATGGCTGGGATGGACGACAAGCGTTACACTTTTGATGTTGATTTACGGGCAACTAAGACTCAGGTCAAGAACGCCATTGAAGAAATTTTCGGTGTGAAGGTTGTTAAGGTTAACATCATGAATGTTAAGGGCAAGAAGAAGCGTCAAGGTCGTTACGTCGGCTACACTAAGCGTCGTCGTAAGGCAATCGTTACTCTTTCTGCTGATTCAGATGAAATTAAGCTGTTCAACGACAACAGTGAAAACTAA